A region from the Synechococcales cyanobacterium T60_A2020_003 genome encodes:
- a CDS encoding site-2 protease family protein, producing the protein MTALILLVALGILGWGYYRSRPFGKLGLLSWLQSVAIMVPWLVFFGLFAVGIDLNLAGILLTLLISTGFYIYLGRQLREVAQQSTLNSTPKPEADSESELGDRPSAAADEMPSPSAKSEITEGVTNPIPAEDLKAIQGIFGIDTYFCTETIPYQEGAIFRGNLRGDAPTVHAQLSQQLHDKVGDRYRLFLVQGGEKKPVVIILPSRTDPKTTTLPQKILAGVLFLATIATCIETAGLLQGFDSFSSYDRIPAAIPVALGILAILVGHDLGHHVMARRHQVRISLPFFIPTWQIGSLGSFFRFESLLPNRSILFDIAFAGPAVGGILSLILLVTGLILSQGAGVFQLPSEFFQGSILVGMLARIVLGDALQQPMIAIHPLVIVGWIGLVVTAINLMPAGQLDGGRIVQSIYGRKVAQWGTVATLVVLAIASLVNSLALYWAIVIFVLQRDLERPSLEDISEPDDARAALGLLALFLMAATLLPVTPSLAGRLGIGG; encoded by the coding sequence ATGACTGCTCTGATCCTGCTTGTTGCACTTGGTATTTTAGGGTGGGGATACTATCGTTCCCGGCCCTTCGGCAAATTAGGACTGTTATCATGGCTTCAATCCGTTGCCATTATGGTGCCGTGGTTGGTGTTTTTTGGTCTTTTTGCCGTTGGTATTGATCTAAACTTGGCGGGAATTCTGTTAACGCTGTTGATTTCTACCGGGTTTTACATCTATCTGGGGCGTCAACTGCGTGAGGTGGCTCAGCAATCTACCCTGAATTCCACACCGAAACCTGAAGCAGATTCGGAATCGGAGCTGGGCGATCGCCCAAGCGCAGCGGCAGATGAAATGCCGTCGCCATCCGCCAAATCTGAAATCACAGAGGGCGTTACCAATCCCATTCCCGCCGAAGATCTCAAAGCTATTCAGGGCATTTTCGGTATTGATACCTACTTTTGTACTGAAACGATTCCGTACCAAGAAGGGGCAATCTTCCGAGGCAATCTGCGGGGGGATGCCCCCACGGTTCATGCTCAGCTATCCCAACAGCTTCACGACAAGGTGGGCGATCGCTACCGTCTCTTTTTAGTTCAGGGAGGGGAGAAAAAGCCCGTGGTGATCATCCTGCCGAGTAGGACGGATCCGAAAACCACGACCTTGCCCCAAAAAATCTTGGCCGGGGTCTTATTTCTTGCCACCATTGCCACCTGTATCGAAACGGCAGGGTTACTCCAGGGCTTTGATAGCTTTAGCAGCTACGATCGAATTCCAGCTGCTATCCCCGTCGCGTTGGGAATTTTAGCGATCTTGGTGGGGCATGATCTGGGTCATCACGTCATGGCGCGGCGGCATCAGGTTCGTATCAGTCTGCCGTTCTTTATTCCCACCTGGCAAATCGGCTCCCTCGGATCGTTTTTTCGATTTGAGTCCTTATTGCCGAATCGCAGCATTTTGTTTGATATTGCCTTTGCAGGGCCAGCCGTCGGCGGTATATTGTCGCTGATCCTGCTGGTTACAGGGCTGATCTTGTCTCAGGGGGCGGGCGTCTTCCAACTTCCGTCTGAGTTTTTTCAGGGGTCAATCTTAGTCGGTATGCTGGCTCGCATTGTCCTGGGCGATGCCTTGCAGCAGCCGATGATCGCTATTCATCCCCTAGTCATTGTGGGATGGATTGGTCTGGTGGTGACGGCTATTAATCTAATGCCTGCTGGACAACTTGACGGAGGACGCATTGTACAGTCGATTTATGGGCGCAAAGTCGCACAATGGGGTACGGTTGCTACCCTAGTGGTATTGGCAATCGCCTCGTTGGTGAACTCCCTAGCGCTCTATTGGGCGATTGTGATTTTTGTGTTACAGCGAGATTTGGAACGTCCGAGTCTGGAAGATATTTCTGAGCCAGACGATGCGCGTGCAGCCCTAGGGTTGCTTGCATTGTTCTTAATGGCAGCAACATTACTGCCCGTAACGCCTAGCCTA